A single window of Pseudoduganella plicata DNA harbors:
- a CDS encoding response regulator: MIRVALVDDQTLVRSGIRGLLDLTEDIRVVAEGADGHEAGRLLATHAVDVLLLDARMPGCGGIELLRNPPALLPPTIVLTTFDDDDALFDAMHAGARGFLLKDISLERLADGIRSVAAGGTLFRPALTERTRASFRRNVACDNAGYATLTPRETEILALMAGGLSNGEIAAHLGSSEGTVKNHVSSILAKLGVRDRVRAVLRGIELELI; the protein is encoded by the coding sequence ATGATCCGGGTCGCGCTGGTGGACGACCAGACGCTGGTGCGCAGCGGCATCCGCGGCCTGCTGGACCTGACGGAAGATATCCGCGTCGTGGCCGAAGGCGCGGACGGTCACGAGGCCGGGCGCCTGCTGGCGACGCACGCCGTGGACGTGCTGCTGCTGGATGCGCGCATGCCGGGATGCGGCGGCATCGAGCTGTTGCGTAACCCGCCGGCGCTGCTGCCGCCGACGATCGTCCTGACCACGTTCGACGACGACGACGCGCTGTTCGACGCCATGCACGCCGGCGCACGGGGCTTCCTGCTGAAGGACATTTCGCTGGAGCGGCTGGCCGACGGCATCCGCTCCGTCGCGGCAGGCGGCACGCTGTTCCGCCCTGCGCTGACGGAACGCACCCGCGCCTCGTTCCGCCGCAACGTCGCCTGCGACAATGCGGGCTATGCCACGCTGACGCCGCGCGAGACGGAGATCCTCGCCCTGATGGCCGGCGGCCTGTCGAACGGCGAGATCGCCGCGCACCTGGGATCGAGCGAAGGCACCGTCAAGAACCACGTGTCGAGCATCCTCGCGAAGCTGGGCGTACGCGACCGCGTACGCGCCGTGCTGCGCGGGATCGAGCTCGAACTGATCTAG
- a CDS encoding porin family protein — MKYSHLVILAAALHVSSAFAQAYGGIAIGSRGTQHWRDPATGLDLSPAEREWPIVGYGGYRIDDRWAVEAGYARLTDSEYATAAGTTFAESSAAYVAARQRWAITDTLGWYVKAGVARNTLRIEQPGGSVEKAHKVRPMAALGMDYRFTPNVAATAEVVGYGRVKTRNAQVTHTTVQLGLRFDF, encoded by the coding sequence ATGAAATACTCCCATCTCGTCATTCTCGCAGCGGCACTGCACGTGTCTTCAGCCTTTGCCCAGGCTTACGGCGGCATCGCCATCGGCAGCCGCGGCACGCAGCACTGGCGCGACCCGGCGACGGGCCTCGACCTGTCGCCGGCGGAGCGCGAGTGGCCGATCGTCGGCTACGGCGGTTACCGCATCGATGACAGGTGGGCAGTGGAGGCGGGCTATGCGCGCCTGACGGACAGCGAATACGCCACCGCCGCCGGCACCACGTTTGCCGAGTCGAGCGCCGCCTATGTGGCCGCGCGCCAGCGCTGGGCCATTACCGATACGCTGGGCTGGTACGTCAAGGCGGGCGTGGCGCGCAACACGTTGCGCATCGAACAGCCGGGCGGCAGCGTCGAGAAGGCGCACAAGGTGCGGCCGATGGCCGCACTGGGCATGGACTACCGCTTCACGCCCAACGTAGCTGCCACCGCCGAAGTCGTCGGCTACGGCAGGGTGAAGACGCGCAACGCGCAGGTCACGCACACGACGGTGCAGCTCGGCCTGCGCTTCGACTTTTGA
- a CDS encoding aldo/keto reductase codes for MNQRYQPITRLGLGGTGLGDMYHTTRDEAARATVDAAWEAGIRYFDTAPHYGAGLSEHRFGQALRNRPRDEYTLSTKVGRLLAPAWPGEIASPFVNALPFRRVIDYTADGVRRSVEDSLQRLALGHIDIAYVHDLSPDQFGNEFEHYYRIAAGPGGAFEGMVRLRKEGIIKAWGLGVNTVEPCLRALRHSDPDIFLLAGRYTLMETTPLAELFPLCAERGAHVVIGGPFNSGFLAGGDHYDYAPAKPGQHQHRERLRQVSARHGVDLAAAALQFGAAHPVVAATIPGASSPSTCAATPPSWLSPSRRSSGRRCVTKGLCRRRRRCRARRQSRHERPDARRRYCTFSGTGSRTRMNSPSSGRLGEREPAPPG; via the coding sequence GTGAACCAGCGCTATCAACCGATCACGCGCCTGGGCCTGGGCGGCACCGGGCTGGGCGACATGTACCACACGACGCGGGACGAAGCCGCCAGGGCGACTGTCGATGCGGCGTGGGAGGCGGGCATCCGCTATTTCGATACGGCGCCTCACTACGGCGCCGGCCTGTCCGAGCACCGCTTCGGCCAGGCCCTGCGCAACCGGCCGCGCGACGAATACACGCTGTCGACCAAGGTCGGGCGGCTGCTGGCGCCGGCGTGGCCCGGCGAGATCGCCAGCCCGTTCGTCAATGCGCTGCCGTTCCGGCGTGTGATCGACTACACGGCCGACGGTGTGCGCCGTTCGGTCGAGGACAGCCTGCAGCGCCTCGCACTCGGCCACATCGACATCGCCTATGTACACGACCTGTCACCCGACCAGTTCGGCAACGAGTTCGAGCATTACTACCGCATCGCGGCCGGCCCCGGTGGCGCGTTCGAAGGCATGGTGCGGCTGCGCAAGGAAGGAATCATCAAGGCCTGGGGCCTGGGCGTGAATACCGTCGAGCCGTGCCTGCGGGCGCTGCGCCACTCCGACCCGGACATTTTCCTGCTGGCCGGACGCTACACGCTGATGGAAACCACCCCACTGGCCGAGCTGTTCCCGCTGTGCGCCGAGCGGGGCGCGCACGTGGTCATCGGCGGCCCGTTCAATTCAGGCTTCCTGGCCGGTGGCGATCACTATGACTACGCGCCGGCGAAGCCCGGGCAGCACCAGCACCGCGAGCGCCTGCGCCAGGTGTCGGCGCGCCATGGAGTCGACCTGGCGGCGGCAGCGCTGCAGTTCGGCGCGGCCCATCCCGTGGTGGCAGCAACGATACCCGGGGCCAGCAGCCCGAGCACCTGCGCCGCAACGCCACCCTCATGGCTGTCGCCATCCCGCCGCAGTTCTGGCAGGCGCTGCGTGACGAAGGGCTTGTGCCGCCGGAGGCGCCGCTGCCGGGCGAGGCGACAGTCCCGGCATGAACGCCCGGATGCGCGGCGGCGTTATTGCACGTTCAGCGGCACGGGCAGCCGCACGAGAATGAACTCGCCGTCGTCCGGCCGCTTGGGCGAACGGGAACCCGCGCCACCCGGGTAG
- a CDS encoding esterase-like activity of phytase family protein — protein MRTSSCLPAWCSDAILSCEARPAPGTGRNLVLSSRRHACALDCTVREQPTATMQQLTLRTQSTLLAAVFAMTLAGCGGDGPAGSEAVSVPTLIGFASLPADTYVAGPTTGQFISGADYTSATANYGYQLPFVNKQPMQGFSALANGPAAGCFYVMQDNGFGSKATSPSALLHVYAMKPDWVSGKVTPANFATCDTLSGFDANSYMRLRDPDRKLSYAIVADGTNYPGTTQSGATQPVDPLIKSGRLLTGGDLDLESMVVDADGNLWFGDEFGPFLVKTDRTGKVLAREIPLPNTLKLGSNPLVQSPSNPNLGTATANLPNSGGFESMTINPSRTRIYTLMEKDLTTDTDPQRRILNVFDIRTGAYLPTAYSYRVGSGSYVNAAGATVPEIFSVNDMTAINDHEFLVVEKDRGAGDARAGFPATGADRVAARVKKVYRIDLNKVDANGYLVKEEVVDLMKIADPRKLGGAATIDGIFTFPMECVEAVRIVDRSTLMLVNDSNYPGGAGSRSPKRPDDGEFILVRLPVPLNVQ, from the coding sequence ATGCGAACATCATCCTGTTTGCCGGCGTGGTGTTCTGACGCCATCCTGAGTTGCGAGGCAAGACCGGCGCCCGGCACGGGTCGCAACCTCGTGCTGTCATCACGCCGTCATGCCTGCGCCCTAGACTGCACGGTCCGTGAACAACCCACAGCGACCATGCAACAGCTTACCCTCCGCACACAGTCGACCCTCCTTGCCGCCGTTTTCGCCATGACGCTTGCCGGCTGCGGCGGCGATGGCCCCGCAGGCTCCGAAGCCGTCTCCGTTCCGACGCTGATCGGCTTCGCCAGTCTGCCGGCCGACACCTACGTGGCCGGTCCCACGACGGGGCAGTTCATCAGCGGCGCCGACTACACCAGCGCCACCGCCAACTACGGCTACCAGCTGCCGTTCGTGAACAAGCAGCCGATGCAGGGCTTCTCGGCGCTGGCCAACGGTCCGGCGGCCGGCTGCTTCTACGTCATGCAGGACAATGGATTCGGCAGCAAGGCCACGTCGCCGAGCGCGCTGCTGCACGTGTATGCGATGAAGCCGGACTGGGTGTCAGGCAAGGTCACGCCCGCCAACTTCGCCACCTGCGACACGCTGTCCGGTTTTGACGCCAACAGCTACATGCGCCTGCGCGATCCGGACCGCAAGCTGTCGTATGCCATCGTTGCCGACGGCACCAACTATCCCGGCACCACGCAGTCCGGCGCGACCCAGCCCGTCGATCCGCTGATCAAATCGGGACGCCTGCTGACGGGCGGCGACCTGGATCTGGAATCGATGGTCGTCGATGCCGACGGCAATCTCTGGTTCGGCGACGAGTTCGGCCCGTTCCTGGTCAAGACGGACCGCACCGGCAAGGTGCTGGCCAGGGAAATCCCGCTGCCGAATACCTTGAAGCTGGGCAGCAATCCGCTGGTCCAGTCGCCCAGCAATCCGAACCTGGGCACGGCCACGGCCAACCTGCCCAATTCCGGCGGTTTCGAAAGCATGACGATCAACCCGTCCCGCACGCGCATCTACACGCTGATGGAGAAGGACCTAACGACGGACACCGACCCGCAGCGCCGCATCCTGAACGTCTTCGACATCAGGACGGGCGCCTATCTGCCGACGGCCTATTCGTACCGCGTGGGCAGCGGCAGCTATGTCAACGCGGCCGGCGCCACCGTGCCCGAAATCTTCAGCGTCAATGACATGACGGCCATTAACGACCACGAATTCCTCGTGGTGGAAAAGGACCGCGGCGCGGGCGATGCCCGTGCCGGCTTCCCGGCGACAGGCGCGGACCGCGTGGCCGCGCGGGTAAAAAAGGTCTACAGGATCGACCTGAACAAGGTCGATGCGAACGGCTACCTGGTCAAGGAAGAAGTCGTCGACCTGATGAAGATCGCGGACCCGCGCAAGCTGGGCGGCGCCGCCACGATCGACGGCATCTTCACCTTCCCGATGGAGTGCGTGGAGGCGGTACGCATCGTCGACCGTTCCACCTTGATGCTGGTGAACGACAGCAACTACCCGGGTGGCGCGGGTTCCCGTTCGCCCAAGCGGCCGGACGACGGCGAGTTCATTCTCGTGCGGCTGCCCGTGCCGCTGAACGTGCAATAA
- the rbsK gene encoding ribokinase, translating to MIVVIGSINMDLVLRVPRMPLRGETLTGGAFRTIPGGKGANQAVACARLGHTPVAMVGCVGDDAFGTTLRAALVADGIDVSHVTALPGVATGIASILVDEDGQNSIVIAGGANDELTPAHIDAALPLMARATIVVVQLETPPDTVRHAIAMAHGMGKTVVLNPAPAAALPASVLAQVDYLVPNEIEAAMLLGAHADADDYAGSAAALQAKGCRNVLVTLGAKGVHAALADGSRDFPARAVKAVDTTAAGDTFIGGLVAALAAGADPAGAIDLGQRAAAIGVTRHGAQTSIPYLNELEPS from the coding sequence ATGATCGTCGTCATCGGCAGCATCAATATGGACCTCGTGCTGCGCGTGCCGCGCATGCCATTGCGCGGCGAAACGCTGACCGGCGGCGCGTTCCGCACCATCCCCGGCGGCAAGGGCGCCAACCAGGCAGTCGCCTGCGCCCGCCTTGGCCACACGCCGGTGGCGATGGTCGGCTGCGTCGGCGACGACGCCTTCGGCACGACCTTGCGCGCGGCCCTCGTGGCCGACGGCATCGACGTCAGCCACGTCACCGCGTTGCCCGGCGTGGCCACCGGCATCGCGTCGATCCTCGTCGACGAGGACGGCCAGAACAGCATCGTCATCGCCGGCGGCGCCAACGACGAGCTCACCCCGGCCCATATCGACGCCGCGCTGCCGCTGATGGCGCGCGCCACCATCGTCGTGGTGCAACTGGAAACGCCGCCCGACACGGTGCGCCATGCCATCGCCATGGCGCACGGCATGGGCAAAACGGTGGTGCTCAATCCCGCGCCCGCGGCCGCCCTGCCGGCAAGCGTGCTGGCCCAGGTGGACTATCTGGTACCGAACGAGATCGAGGCGGCCATGCTGCTGGGCGCCCACGCCGACGCGGACGATTATGCGGGCAGCGCCGCCGCGCTGCAGGCCAAGGGCTGCCGCAATGTACTGGTCACGCTGGGCGCGAAGGGCGTGCACGCGGCGCTGGCGGACGGCAGCCGCGACTTCCCGGCGCGAGCCGTCAAGGCGGTCGACACGACGGCTGCGGGCGACACCTTCATCGGCGGCCTTGTCGCCGCGTTGGCGGCCGGCGCGGATCCGGCCGGCGCCATCGACCTGGGCCAGCGCGCCGCCGCCATCGGCGTCACGCGCCACGGCGCCCAGACTTCCATCCCCTACCTGAACGAACTGGAACCCTCATGA
- a CDS encoding LacI family DNA-binding transcriptional regulator, whose protein sequence is MATIKEVAQAAGVSYTTVSHVLNDTRPVSPAARERVLAAAAALHYVPSALARSLRSQTTGTIGMIIPNNTNPYFSEVARGIEDTCYAAGYSVILCNSDDDPAKQRDYLNVLLTKRCDGLIMAALAETDGELLRRRQVPAVFIDRAPEGLEYDVVGIDNLAGGELAGQHLLALGRRRIGCIGGPRELEVSEQRIAGMRRALGGALDQKLFETGDFSSAGGYAAALRLLARPASQRPDALFCCNDMMAIGALRAAAELGIGVPGELAVVGFDDIDLAQFVHPPLTSVSQGTRALGNITAACLLERIAAPDRPPQRRRIAPVLNVRGSSVARHAPSNISPGIIT, encoded by the coding sequence ATGGCAACAATCAAGGAAGTGGCGCAGGCGGCCGGGGTGTCCTACACCACGGTCTCGCACGTGCTCAACGATACGCGCCCCGTCAGCCCGGCCGCGCGCGAGCGCGTGCTGGCCGCGGCAGCCGCGCTGCATTACGTGCCCAGTGCGCTGGCGCGCTCGCTGCGCAGCCAGACCACGGGCACGATCGGCATGATCATCCCCAACAACACCAACCCGTATTTTTCCGAAGTCGCGCGCGGCATCGAGGACACGTGCTACGCGGCGGGCTACAGCGTCATCCTGTGCAATTCCGACGACGATCCGGCCAAGCAGCGCGATTACCTGAACGTCCTGCTGACCAAGCGTTGCGACGGCCTCATCATGGCGGCACTGGCCGAGACCGACGGCGAACTGCTGCGCCGGCGGCAGGTGCCGGCCGTCTTTATCGACCGCGCGCCGGAGGGGCTGGAGTACGATGTCGTCGGCATCGACAACCTGGCCGGCGGCGAGCTGGCCGGACAGCACCTGCTGGCGCTGGGACGCCGCCGCATCGGCTGCATCGGCGGTCCGCGCGAACTGGAGGTGTCCGAGCAGCGTATCGCCGGCATGCGCCGGGCGCTGGGCGGGGCACTCGACCAGAAGCTGTTCGAAACGGGCGACTTCAGCAGCGCCGGCGGCTATGCGGCCGCGCTGCGCCTGCTGGCACGGCCGGCGTCGCAGCGTCCCGACGCGCTGTTCTGCTGCAACGACATGATGGCGATCGGCGCGCTGCGTGCCGCCGCCGAACTGGGTATCGGGGTGCCGGGCGAGCTGGCAGTGGTCGGCTTCGACGATATCGACCTGGCCCAGTTCGTCCACCCGCCTTTGACCAGCGTGTCGCAGGGCACGCGCGCGCTGGGCAATATCACGGCGGCCTGCCTGCTCGAGCGCATCGCCGCGCCGGACCGTCCGCCGCAGCGGCGCCGCATTGCTCCCGTCCTCAATGTGCGCGGCTCCAGCGTCGCTCGGCACGCACCATCCAACATTTCACCAGGAATCATCACATGA
- a CDS encoding ABC transporter permease, producing MPTTYLKRGMADLKNYAGLIGALVLMCCLFSYLSENFFTLSTLSTLANDIPTLVVMAVGMTFILIVGGIDLSVGSVMALAASFLSMATVRWGWPVYLGSLLGLLVGALCGMITGMISVGWRIPSFIVSLGVLEMARGAAYQVTDSRTEYIGSAVDGISAPIFLGMSPAFLTAIAVTVIGQLVLTKTVLGRQWIGIGTNEEAVRLSGINPRPAKVLVFVLMGLLSGLGALFQVSRLEAADPNGGVGMELQVIAAVVIGGTSLMGGRGSVYATFIGVLIISVLEAGLAQIGVSEPMKRIVTGLVIVAAVVLDTYRRRGERA from the coding sequence ATGCCTACTACCTATCTGAAACGCGGCATGGCCGACCTGAAGAATTATGCCGGTCTGATCGGCGCGCTGGTGCTGATGTGCTGCCTGTTCTCGTACCTGAGCGAAAACTTCTTCACGCTCTCCACGCTCAGCACGCTGGCCAACGACATCCCGACGCTGGTCGTGATGGCGGTCGGCATGACGTTCATCCTGATCGTCGGCGGCATCGACCTGTCGGTCGGCTCCGTGATGGCGCTGGCGGCGTCGTTCCTGTCGATGGCGACGGTGCGCTGGGGCTGGCCCGTCTACCTGGGCAGCCTGCTGGGCCTGCTGGTGGGCGCGCTGTGCGGGATGATCACCGGCATGATCTCGGTCGGCTGGCGCATTCCGTCGTTTATCGTCTCGCTGGGCGTGCTGGAAATGGCGCGCGGTGCCGCCTACCAGGTCACCGATTCACGCACCGAATACATCGGCAGCGCCGTCGATGGCATCAGCGCGCCGATCTTCCTCGGCATGTCGCCGGCCTTCCTGACGGCCATTGCCGTGACGGTCATCGGCCAGCTGGTACTGACCAAGACGGTGCTGGGCCGCCAGTGGATCGGCATCGGCACCAACGAAGAGGCGGTACGCCTGTCCGGCATCAATCCACGTCCGGCCAAGGTGCTCGTGTTCGTGCTGATGGGGCTGCTGTCCGGCCTGGGCGCGCTGTTCCAGGTGTCGCGCCTGGAAGCGGCCGATCCGAATGGCGGCGTCGGCATGGAGTTGCAGGTGATCGCCGCCGTCGTCATCGGCGGCACCAGCCTGATGGGCGGGCGCGGCTCCGTCTACGCCACATTTATCGGCGTGCTGATCATTTCCGTGCTGGAGGCCGGGCTGGCGCAGATCGGCGTCAGCGAGCCGATGAAGCGCATCGTCACGGGCCTTGTGATCGTGGCCGCCGTGGTGCTCGACACCTACCGCCGCCGCGGCGAGCGCGCCTGA
- a CDS encoding sugar ABC transporter ATP-binding protein, whose product MTHEPNASAALLTLSGIGKTYVEPVLRNVSLAVRGGEVLALTGENGAGKSTLSKIICGLEPATDGAMLLDGQPYRPASRTEAETLGIRMVMQELNLIPTLSVAENLYLNQLPHRFGWIDRGRLERDARAQMARVGLTDIDPWKPVGELGIGHQQMIEIARNLIGECRLLILDEPTAMLTHREVELLFEQVARLKANGVAIVYISHRLEELKRVADRIAVLRDGDLVCDDAIDGYSSTDLVRLMVGRAADAEIDLSGRTLGAPLLRVRGLGRTGAVQPTSFDLRAGEILGIAGLIGSGRTELLRLIFGADRADAGHVFIGEGRDAAAIDSPKAAVKAGIAMVTEDRKGQGLLLRQSIAVNTSLARLGAVSTAGWIDHGAEHALAGDYIRKLGVRSRDGQQPVGELSGGNQQKVVIARWLHRDCPVMLFDEPTRGIDIGAKFDIYTVLADLARQGKGLIIVSSDLRELMLICDRIAVMSAGRIANTFERGAWSQDALLEAAFSGYLTQDIASSDHSTAAA is encoded by the coding sequence ATGACCCATGAGCCCAATGCGAGCGCCGCGCTGCTGACGCTGTCCGGCATCGGCAAGACCTATGTCGAGCCGGTGCTGCGCAACGTGTCGCTGGCCGTGCGCGGCGGCGAAGTGCTGGCGCTGACCGGCGAGAACGGCGCCGGCAAGAGCACGCTGTCGAAGATCATCTGCGGCCTGGAGCCGGCCACGGACGGCGCCATGCTGCTGGACGGCCAGCCGTACCGGCCGGCGTCGCGAACCGAAGCGGAAACGCTTGGCATCCGGATGGTGATGCAGGAGCTGAACCTGATTCCGACCCTGTCCGTCGCGGAAAACCTGTATCTGAACCAGTTGCCGCACCGCTTCGGCTGGATCGACCGAGGCCGGCTGGAGCGCGATGCGCGTGCCCAGATGGCCAGGGTCGGCCTGACCGACATCGACCCGTGGAAGCCCGTCGGCGAACTGGGCATCGGGCACCAGCAGATGATCGAGATCGCCCGTAACCTGATCGGCGAATGCCGTCTGCTGATTCTCGACGAGCCGACCGCGATGCTGACCCATCGCGAAGTCGAGCTGCTGTTCGAACAGGTGGCGCGCCTGAAGGCGAACGGCGTGGCGATCGTCTACATCTCGCACCGTCTGGAGGAATTGAAGCGCGTCGCCGACCGCATCGCCGTGCTGCGCGATGGCGACCTGGTCTGCGATGACGCGATCGACGGCTACAGCAGCACCGACCTGGTGCGGCTGATGGTGGGCCGCGCCGCCGATGCGGAGATCGACCTGTCGGGGCGCACGCTGGGTGCGCCGCTGCTGCGCGTGCGCGGGCTGGGCCGTACCGGTGCCGTGCAGCCGACGTCGTTCGACCTGCGTGCCGGCGAGATCCTCGGCATTGCCGGGCTGATCGGGTCGGGCCGCACCGAGCTGCTGCGCCTGATCTTCGGCGCCGACCGGGCCGATGCCGGCCATGTGTTCATCGGCGAGGGGCGCGACGCGGCCGCCATCGATTCTCCCAAGGCCGCCGTCAAGGCCGGCATCGCCATGGTGACGGAAGACCGCAAGGGGCAGGGGCTGCTGCTGCGGCAGTCGATCGCCGTGAATACCTCGCTGGCCAGGCTGGGCGCCGTCAGCACCGCCGGCTGGATCGACCATGGCGCCGAACATGCGCTGGCCGGCGACTACATCCGCAAACTGGGCGTGCGCTCGCGCGACGGCCAGCAGCCCGTTGGCGAACTGTCCGGCGGCAACCAGCAGAAAGTGGTCATCGCCCGCTGGCTGCACCGCGATTGCCCCGTGATGCTGTTCGACGAGCCCACCCGCGGCATCGACATCGGCGCCAAGTTCGATATCTACACCGTGCTGGCCGACCTGGCGCGCCAGGGCAAGGGACTGATCATCGTCTCGAGCGACCTGCGCGAACTGATGCTGATCTGCGACCGCATCGCCGTGATGAGCGCCGGCCGCATCGCCAACACCTTCGAGCGCGGCGCCTGGAGCCAGGACGCGTTGCTGGAAGCCGCCTTCAGCGGCTACCTGACGCAGGACATCGCCTCTTCCGATCACTCCACAGCCGCGGCCTGA
- a CDS encoding sugar ABC transporter substrate-binding protein: MNTARTRLKLIAAAALVCALPAVPAMAQTAAKPKVALVMKSLANEFFLTMENGAKAHQKANAAKYDLLANGIKDETDTSAQIKLVEQMIVSKVNALVIAPADSKALVPVLKKAVNAGIIVVNIDNKLDDAALKEKGITVPFVGPDNRKGAKLAGDFLAKQIKAGDQVGIIEGVSTTYNAQQRTLGFQDAMKAAGAKVVGVQSGQWEIAPGNTVAAAMLNANPNITAFLCGNDNMAIGAVSAIKAAGKLGKVKVIGYDNINAIKPMLADGRVLATVDQFGSQQAVFGIEAVLKALAEKKTQATLGGMVETKVALVTKDSK; this comes from the coding sequence TTGAACACCGCCCGTACCCGCCTGAAACTGATCGCCGCCGCCGCCCTCGTGTGCGCGCTGCCCGCCGTGCCGGCCATGGCGCAGACCGCCGCCAAGCCGAAGGTCGCGCTGGTGATGAAGTCGTTGGCCAACGAGTTCTTCCTGACCATGGAAAACGGCGCAAAGGCCCACCAGAAAGCCAACGCCGCCAAGTACGACCTGCTGGCCAACGGCATCAAGGACGAGACCGATACGTCGGCCCAGATCAAGCTGGTCGAACAGATGATCGTCTCGAAGGTGAATGCGCTGGTGATCGCGCCGGCCGATTCGAAGGCACTGGTGCCGGTACTCAAGAAGGCGGTCAACGCCGGCATCATCGTCGTCAACATCGACAACAAGCTGGACGATGCGGCGCTGAAGGAAAAGGGCATCACGGTGCCGTTCGTCGGTCCCGACAACCGCAAGGGCGCCAAGCTTGCCGGCGATTTCCTGGCCAAGCAGATCAAGGCGGGCGACCAGGTCGGCATCATCGAGGGCGTCTCGACGACGTACAACGCGCAGCAGCGCACCCTGGGCTTCCAGGACGCCATGAAGGCGGCCGGCGCCAAGGTGGTCGGCGTGCAGTCCGGCCAGTGGGAAATTGCGCCGGGCAACACCGTCGCTGCCGCGATGCTGAACGCCAACCCGAATATCACCGCATTCCTGTGCGGTAACGACAATATGGCCATCGGCGCCGTCTCCGCCATCAAGGCGGCCGGCAAGCTGGGCAAGGTGAAAGTGATCGGCTACGACAACATCAATGCCATCAAGCCGATGCTGGCCGACGGCCGCGTGCTGGCGACCGTCGACCAGTTCGGCTCGCAGCAGGCCGTGTTCGGCATCGAAGCCGTGCTGAAGGCGCTGGCCGAGAAGAAGACCCAGGCCACGCTGGGCGGCATGGTGGAAACCAAGGTTGCGCTGGTCACCAAAGACAGCAAATAA
- a CDS encoding sulfurtransferase, with the protein MPASPPSRLTRPHQLVAPACLARQGADARIIEVGCDGRAQYLAAHIPTAIHLDTRELEAPPLFNKVSDEALLAVLLRLGIRHDTTVILYGRNTLAAARAAHLMLYAGVTDVRLLDGGFARWCADGHPVTAGPGEAPVPVSAFGAPFPGRPDFLIDMAQARRLLARDDAVLASVRTWSEHTGATSGYSYISARGDIPGARWGRAGRDGDVNSMSDYHDAAGCMLPAAVIEAMWREQGIHAGLETAFYCGTGWRASLAFYYAWLLGWPRIGVYDGGWFEWSADAGNPVRTAASAACQTIDAD; encoded by the coding sequence ATGCCCGCATCCCCGCCTTCGCGCCTGACCCGGCCGCACCAGCTGGTGGCGCCTGCGTGTCTGGCGCGGCAGGGGGCGGACGCGCGCATCATCGAAGTAGGATGCGACGGTCGCGCACAATACCTCGCCGCCCATATTCCAACAGCGATCCACCTCGACACGCGCGAGCTCGAAGCGCCGCCACTGTTCAACAAGGTATCCGACGAGGCCCTGCTGGCGGTGCTGCTGCGCCTCGGCATCCGGCACGACACCACCGTCATCCTGTACGGCCGCAACACGCTGGCCGCGGCCCGCGCGGCCCACCTGATGCTGTACGCGGGCGTGACCGACGTGCGCCTGCTCGACGGCGGCTTTGCGCGCTGGTGTGCCGACGGTCATCCGGTGACCGCCGGTCCCGGCGAGGCGCCGGTCCCTGTAAGCGCATTCGGCGCGCCATTCCCTGGCCGCCCGGACTTCCTGATCGACATGGCACAGGCCAGGCGACTGCTGGCGCGCGATGACGCCGTGCTTGCCAGCGTCCGCACGTGGAGCGAGCACACGGGCGCCACGTCCGGCTACAGCTACATCAGCGCACGCGGCGACATCCCGGGCGCACGCTGGGGCAGGGCGGGGCGCGACGGCGACGTCAACAGCATGAGCGACTACCACGACGCCGCCGGTTGCATGTTGCCGGCCGCCGTCATCGAAGCCATGTGGCGCGAGCAGGGCATTCATGCCGGCCTGGAGACGGCGTTCTATTGCGGCACAGGCTGGCGCGCGTCGCTGGCCTTTTACTACGCCTGGCTGCTGGGCTGGCCACGGATCGGCGTCTACGACGGGGGGTGGTTCGAGTGGAGTGCGGATGCCGGCAATCCGGTGCGGACCGCAGCGTCTGCCGCCTGCCAAACGATCGACGCTGATTGA